In Elephas maximus indicus isolate mEleMax1 chromosome 7, mEleMax1 primary haplotype, whole genome shotgun sequence, the following proteins share a genomic window:
- the SYT7 gene encoding synaptotagmin-7 isoform X4, with product MEAWRGPAERALQGGLLALALGIFLLHCGPFTGFSFLSSPPPAPSFEDSTLSTATTLESIPSSTGEPKCQRPRTLMRQQSLQQPLSQHQRGRQPSQPTTSQSLGQLQAHTASVQGSNPRACGRGQARQGASAGSKYRSAGSRSRSNPGSWDHVVGQIRNRGLDMKSFLLPTGGKVVNTAPVPGQTPHDESDRRTEPRSSVSDLVNSLTSEMLMLSPGSEEDEAHEGCSRENLGRIQFSVGYNFQESTLTVKIMKAQELPAKDFSGTSDPFVKIYLLPDKKHKLETKVKRKNLNPHWNETFLFEGFPYEKVVQRILYLQVLDYDRFSRNDPIGEVSIPLNKIDLTQMQTFWKDLKPCSDGSGSRGELLLSLCYNPSANSIIVNIIKARNLKAMDIGGTSDPYVKVWLMYKDKRVEKKKTVTMKRNLNPIFNESFAFDIPTEKLRETTIIITVMDKDKLSRNDVIGKIYLSWKSGPGEVKHWKDMIARPRQPVAQWHQLKA from the exons ATGGAGGCCTGGCGAGGCCCAGCTGAGCGTGCCCTGCAGGGGGGCCTCCTTGCCCTGGCCCTCGGCATCTTTCTCCTCCACTGTGGTCCCTTCACCggcttctcctttctctcctctcctccaccTGCCCCAAGTTTCGAGGACTCCACCCTGTCCACGGCCACTACCCTTGAGTCTATCCCCAGCTCCACGGGAGAGCCGAAATGCCAGCGACCCCGCACCCTGATGCGGCAGCAGAGCCTGCAGCAGCCGCTGAGCCAGCACCAGCGGGGCCGGCAGCCCAGCCAGCCTACCACCAGCCAGAGCCTGGGCCAGCTGCAGGCCCACACGGCCTCGGTGCAGGGCTCCAACCCCCGGGCCTGTGGCCGGGGCCAGGCTCGGCAGGGCGCCTCGGCCGGCTCCAAGTACCGGTCGGCTGGCAGCCGCAGCCGCTCCAACCCGGGCAGCTGGGACCACGTGGTGGGGCAGATTCGAAACCGAGGCTTGGACATGAAGTCCTTCCT gttgCCCACAGGCGGGAAGGTGGTGAACACAGCTCCAGTGCCAGGCCAGACGCCCCACGATGAATCTGACCGCCGCACTGAGCCGCGCTCCTCCGTCTCAGACCTCGTCAACTCCCTCACCAGCGAGATGCTCATG ctGTCCCCAGGCTCCGAGGAGGACGAGGCCCACGAGGGCTGCAGCCGAGAGAACCTGGGCCGGATCCAGTTCAGCGTCGGCTACAACTTCCAGGAGTCCACGCTCACCGTGAAGATCATGAAGGCCCAGGAGCTGCCAGCCAAGGACTTCAGCGGCACCAGTGACCCCTTTGTCAAGATCTACCTGCTGCCAGACAAGAAGCACAAGCTGGAGACCAAGGTGAAGCGGAAGAACCTGAACCCCCACTGGAATGAGACCTTCCTCTTTGAAG GTTTTCCCTACGAGAAGGTGGTACAGAGGATCCTCTACCTCCAGGTCCTGGACTACGACCGTTTCAGCCGCAATGACCCCATTGGGGAGGTATCCATccccctcaacaagatagacctGACCCAGATGCAGACCTTCTGGAAGGATCTGAAGCCATGCAGCGATGGGAGT GGGAGCCGAGGGGAGCTGCTTTTGTCTCTCTGCTACAACCCCTCTGCCAACTCCATCATCGTGAACATCATCAAAGCCCGGAACCTCAAAGCCATGGACATCGGGGGCACATCAG ACCCCTACGTGAAGGTGTGGCTCATGTACAAAGACAAGCGGGTGGAGAAGAAGAAGACGGTGACGATGAAGAGGAATCTGAACCCCATCTTCAACGAGTCCTTTGCCTTCGACATACCCACGGAGAAGCTGAGGGAGACGACCATCATCATCACCGTCATGGACAAGGACAAGCTCAGCCGCAATGACGTCATTGGCAAG ATCTACCTGTCCTGGAAGAGCGGGCCAGGGGAGGTGAAACACTGGAAGGACATGATTGCCCGTCCACGGCAGCCTGTGGCCCAGTGGCACCAGCTCAAGGCCTGA